The Dehalobacter sp. DCM sequence ATACACGAGAAGTCGCTGTATTCTCAACGCGTCCGGCAGAATCCAGATTCTCGGATTATTTCAAGGATGCCTCACAACGAATGAGCAGTGAGGGCGTACAGGTTGCGGCAGTTATTCAGGATACAGAGGAATATCGGCTGGAATACGATCCGGATAATCCGGATGCTGCAAAAACAGCCGAAGCAGGAATTCCAGTCGGCTATGTGCGTTATCCCAATGTTAACTTGACAGAAGAAATGGTGGATATGATCTCGGCCTCCCGTTCGTATGAAGCGAATGTTACTGCGCTGAATACCAGTAAAGCCATCGCACTGAAAGCACTCGAAATTGGCAAGGGTTAAAAGGTTGGTCAGAGAAAAGGAAGAAGGAATAAATAATGAGTAATTCGATTGGTCCTATCATACCGATCAAGCCTCTCGCTCCCCTTGATAACAGCTTATCCAGTGTATCTAAGGGTGATGAAGGAAGTAACACCAGTTTTTCTTCGATCTTGACTGACGCGTTGGATAAACTGGAAACGACTCAGGCTGAAGCGCAGCAGTCGACGGCGGATTTTATCAGCGGCCAAATTGATGACTTTCATACACCGGTCATCGCCTTGCAAAAGGCAAACCTTGCGATGAATCTGGCCGTTACGGTAAGGAATAAAGTTGTCACTGCCTATAAAGAAATCATGCAAATGCAAATTTAGGTTTGGGGGTAAGTTAGTTGAATTTTTCCATAACTGAAATAGTAAAATCATTGCAAAACTTTTGGAAAAAACTGACTCGCCCTCAGCGTGTTTTGTTAGTTGTTATTCCCGTTATAGTCGCTGTTGCCTTGTCACTTTTTATTTTCTGGGCTAGCCGACCGCAGTATGTTGTCTTGTTTTCCGAACTGGAAACCACTGAAGCCGGCCAGATTACGGAAGAACTAAAAAATCTGAAGGTTGATTATCAATTGGCTGAAGGCGGAACGACGATCGAGGTTCCGCAAAAGGATGTTGCCGAGATTAGGCTGGAGTTAGCCAATGCCGGGCTGCCAAGCAAAAGCACGTTTAGTTTTGATTATTTAAACGAAATGCGGTTGGGTGAAACGGAACAGGACAGCAGGTTAAGATATGTTTTAGGGTTGCAGACAGAAATAGAGACGACGATTGAAACCATGGACGGGATCGACTACGCCAGGGTACATATCGTCCTGCCTGAGGAGTCACTTTTTGATGAAAATAAAGAACAAACAACGGCGGCAGTAACCATCAAGCGGAAAACAGGCGCAGAGATTTCTGAAGATCAAGTGCGATCCATCGCTAATCTTTTAGCTTATTCCGTTGAAGGATTAACAACGGAGTATATCACGATCAACGACACGAACGGAAATGTCTTATCGGATGTTCTTGGGAACAGCAATTCCCCGCAGACATTGACAGCCAACCAACTGCAAGTCCAACAATCGGTGGAAAACAAAATGCAGCAATCGGTTCAATCTATGCTTGATAAAGTGTTGGGTACAGGAACAACGATCGTCAGAGTCAATGCGGCGATCGACTTCGATCAGAAAAAAATCACCAGTCAAAAAACGGAAGAAGGGACAGTGACCAGCCGGGAACAGATAACAGAAAAAAGCTCGAGCACGTCCAGTCAAGGCGGTGTGCCGGGAACGGAGAGCAATATTCCGGATTATCTGGTGAGCGGCAACGATACAAATTCTAGCTCCGAAAAATCCAGCCTGACTGAAAATTTTCAACCGAGTGTCACTCAGGAGGAAACGGTTGTCAGTCCCGGTCAGATCAAGCGTTTAACCGTTTCCGTACTTGCTGATTCGGACGGGGTAACCGACGATCAGCTTTCTGAGATCAAGACGATCGTATCATCGGCTGTCGGCATTGATCAGACTCGCGGGGATGTGATCGAAGCCGCCCGGATTCCTTTCAATAAGACAGGCCTGCTGGAAGAGCAGGCTGCGATGGCAGCGGAAGCGCGTAAAGCCCAAATCATGATGTACGCTCAAATCGGCGGGGGTGTCTTGCTCGCTGTCCTTATCTTATTATTCTTCTTAAGGTCCCGGGCTAAGAAAAAATCAGGTGCAAACGCCATGGACCTTGCCGATGGGCAGAAACTGGTCACGTTACAGGAAGCTGAGCAGATCCTGGCAGCCCAGCTTGAAGCGGAACGGGAGGCGGATTTGAAGCTTGCCCGTAAGAAAGTGAAATCATCCGAAGATATCGAAAAAGAAAAGATCCGACATGAAGTAGAAAAATTCTCCAAAGACAATCCGGATGACGTTGCACGGCTGGTTAAAACCTGGCTGACTGAGGAGCAGTGATCATGAACAGCCTTTATAACGGATTACAAAAAGCAGCAGTGTTGCTCATTACGTTAGGCCCGGAACGTTCTTCGGAGATCATTAAATTTTTATCCGAGCCGGAGATAGAACAATTAACGTTGGAAATGTCCAACATGCGTAAAGTTACCGAGGACCAGCGGGACTTTGTTCTGGATGAGTTTCACAAAATGTATATCGCCAGTAATTATATCGCCCAGGGCGGTATCGAATATGCCCGAGACGTACTGGAAAGAGCTTTGGGTGAGCAGCGGGCATTCGATATTATCGGTAGGCTGTCGTCATCATTGAAAATGCGGCCGTTTGATATGGTACGGCGGACGGATGCCAAACAATTATATTCCTTCATCCAGGGTGAGCATCCACAGACGATATCGCTGATCATGACGCATCTTCCCGCTGACAAAGCTGCCGTTATTCTATCAAGTCTTCCACAGGATTTACAGGCGGAAATCACCAAACGGATTGCGCTGATGGGCAGAACGAGTCCGGAAGTCCTGAAAGAAATAGAAAAAGTTCTTGAAAGTAAATTATCGAATCTTGCGCCAACGGATTATACGGCATCAGGCGGCATGCAAACAGTGGTTGACATGTTGAACAGAACGGATCCGGGGACATTAAAAACAGTTATGGATGTTTTGGAAATGGAAGATCCGGACCTGGCTGAGCAAATCAAACGGCAGATGTTTGTATTTGAAGATGTTATCCTGCTGGATGACCGCTCCATTCAGCTTGTTCTGCGTGAGGTTGAGACGAAGGATCTGGCTCTTGCTCTTAAGGGGTCAAACGAGGATGTTGTGGCCAAGATACTTGGCAACATGTCCAGCCGGGCCTCGGCCATGCTGAAAGAAGATATGCAGTTTATGGGACCTGTCAGGCTGCGAGAGGTTGAAGAAGCGCAACAGAGGATTGTTAAAGTGATTCGTAAGCTGGAGGAAGCCGGCGCAATCGTAATATCCAGGGGTGGTGCTGATGAAATTATCTACTAGAACATTCGTCATAAAGAGTAACGTTGTGGAAATATCGTCTCCGAGGATTCTGGAGTCACCAGATCCTGCTTTCTATCGAAAGAATCTGCGTATACTGGATACCCTTGCTGTAACAGCGGGCGCTGCGTACAATTTTGCAGCGCAAGACATACCCGCCGGAGAAATACTAGCGCCGGTAATTCCAGAGACAGCTGAGGCGATGGAAGAAACGGAATCCATACTCCAAGCCAGGATAAGAGCGGATGAGATTATTCTGGAGGCGGAGCAGAAGGCTGCTGAAATCCTGGAAAAAGCCCGGTTGCAAGCCCAAGCCGAAGCGAAACACATGGAGGAGATTATCCGGAATCAAACGTTTGAACAAGCTAAAGCCGAAGGTTATGCTGAGGGCTTGGCTATCGCCCAGGCAGAAGCAGAAGACCTAAGAAAGCAAGCAAAGGATTATCTTGAATCGGCAAGGACCGTATTTCAGAATGAACTTGATAAAGTTGACAAAGATCTGGCCGGATTATGTATCCAGATTTGTGACAGGGTCCTAAACACAACATTACAGCTCCAACCCGAGATCCTTCTCAATATGATCCGTAACCTGACTCTCCGTCCGACAGATAAGGATAGTATTAAAATCCATTTGTCCAGCAAAGATTGGGAATGGTATCGCAAATTATCGAAAGAAGAGAAACCAGAATATCCGGTCATCGTTGATGAAACATTAAAAGACGGAGATACGTTTCTGGAGTGTTCCGAGGGCATTTTTGATGCCACTATTGATCACCAGTTAAAGAGCATTGGAGAATACCTGCAAAGGGAGATCAGTCATGGCCAACTGGGCAGAAATCAGCAGGAAAATTAAAAAATACGATGCAGTAAGCGCAGTGGGCAAAGTATCCCGAATCAGCGGCCTGCTTGTTGAAGCTGCCGGTCCCAGAGCAAGTGTCGGGCAATATTGTTTGATCAACCCGTCTTTTGGTCCTTCAATCCCGGCTGAGGTAGTAGGCTTTAAAGATTCGACAACATTACTGATGCCTTTGGGAGAATTAGAGGGAGTTGCTCCCGGTGATCTCGTGTTCCTGCAGGAAGAGTTGCTCAATGTGAAAGTTGGACCTGGCCTTTTGGGGAGAGTCCTCGATGGATTAGGAAGGCCGATTGATGATAAACCCTTGGTTGCAGAAAAAGCTTATCCATTGCATAATAAGCCGCCGAGCGCCTTGTTCAGGCCAAGGATCACGGAGCCGCTTAACGTGGGTGTCCGGGTAATCGACTGCCTGCTCACCATGGGCAGAGGTCAAAGAATGGGTATTTTTGCGGGTTCCGGTGTCGGCAAAAGTACCTTATTGGGTATGATGGCTCGTAACTCAGAAGCCGATGTCAACGTGATTGCCCTCGTCGGTGAGCGAGGACGTGAGTTACGCGACTTTATGGAGAAAGATCTGGGACAGGAAGGCCTTAATCGGTCGGTCATTGTTGTGGCAACATCGGACCAACCGGCCCTCGTCAGGCTAAAAGCTGCATATACAGCGACGGCCATCGCTGAATACTTCCGGGATGAGGGCTTGAATGTCTTACTGATGATGGATTCTGTCACCCGTTTCGCAATGGCACAGCGTGAAATCGGCTTAACGGTGGGTGAACCTCCTGCCACTCGAGGGTATCCGCCATCCGTATTTGCTATGCTGCCGAAACTATTGGAACGTGTTGGTCTATCGGAAAAGGGAAGTATCACCGGATTATACTCCGTATTAGTCGACGGGGACGACCATAATGAACCAATAACCGATGCGGTTAGAGGTATTCTGGACGGACATATTGTACTGACCCGGGATTTGGCAGCAAAAAATCACTATCCTGCTGTCGATGTTTTACAATCGATCAGCAGGCTCATGTCGGATATTGCTGATCCGCAGATCGTTAAATATGCCGGCACGATCCGGGAGCATATGGCAGTATATCAGGATGCAAAGGACTTGATCGATATCGGTGCGTATGTAGCCGGAAGCAGCAAAAAAATCGATGAAGCCATCAAATATATCGATAAGATCAATGACTTTGTCTGTCAGAGCACCAGTGACAAATGTTCCATAACCGATATGCTCAATCGGATGAACGCTATATTTGAAGCAGGAGATGCTTGATGGCTTTTAGATTTCGTCTTCAGACCAGTCTTCGTCTGGCGGAACAAGAAGTGGATATTGTCAGAGCGCTGCTTGCTCAGGAGATTAGCAGACTTCGGGATATGACAGATAAAAGAGACAATCAGGAGCGTATCTTCAAACAAGCATTAGCAGGACAAACATCTGCATGTATCACAGAACCCCACAACCTGCATCTGTGGCAGGCGTATACCGGGGAACAAAAAGAGATTCTTAAGGTTTTGGAGGTCCAGATAGAAGAACAAAAAATTCGGGTGGAAGAAAAAAGACAATTGCTGGTAGAGCATCGGATCAAAGCAGAAAAGTACATACGATTAAAAGAAAAACAGGCTAAGCACTATAAATTAGAAGAATTAAGAAAAGAACAGAGCCTCATCGACGAGATCGCCCAGAATCATAAAGGGTCAAGTTAAACCATACCCAAAGCTAATGGAGGAGGAGTATCGTGATTTATCTGACACGGATAAACGGTAAAGTGTTCACAATGAATCCGGATCTGATCGAAACGGCGGAAGCGACACCGGATACAATTATCACACTGACCAATGAAAAAAAATACGTCGTCAAAGAATCAATTGAGGTTATCATTGAGCGGGTCGCCGAATTCAAAAGGCGATGCCATCCGGAATTCAGAGGAGGACCACAGGTTAATGAAGATTAAAATCAATAAAAAAATCATCAGTTACATACTCATCCTTGTCATCGGGATTGGTGTCGGCGCCGGCGGCATGTTAATGAAGGATAAATTTCTGCCAAATACGGGCCAAGACACTGCCGAATCGCATGAAAGCACAAAGGATGAAATTGGGCCCCTCGTTGAGCTCTCCGAATTTACGATAAACCTGGATGGCGGAGGCATCGTTAAGACTAAGGTAGTTCTGGAAGGGGTTGATAAGAAGTCCAGTGAGGAGATCGAAGAAAAAGCCGCGTTTCTTGAGGATAAAGTGATTGCTGTTATGGGTTCTAAAGACCTGGAGGATATGCGGACGGCAAACCGCGAGGATTTGAAAAAAGAGCTGGTGACAGAGCTGAATAAGATATGCGATGATCAAATCCAAGATGTTCTGTTTATTAGCTTTATGTATGATTAAAATGACCGTATTGTGATGACCGTATCCCAGGCGAAATTGACAGATCGCAGAAGAAAGGAGAGGTAGGATTGGGTGAGGTACTGTCTCAGGAAGAAATTGATGCGCTGCTCAACGCGTTATCGGATGGTTCTGTTGATGAAGAAGCGATAAAGATGACCAGTCCCCATAAAATCAAAGTATACGATTTTAAACGACCCAATAAATTTTCCAAAGGCCATCTGAATTCATTGATGAACATTTATGATAATTTTGGCCGATCTCTGGCTACATACCTTGCCGGCAACATGCATACCGCAGTCGATGCCAAAGTCTTGTCAACAGAGCAATTGACTTACGATGAATTTATTCGGTCACTGCCATTTCCAACCATTCTGGGGATATTTAAATTTAACCCACTGGATGGAAACGGATTAATGGAGATCAGTCCTTCTCTCGCTTTTATCATGGTAGAAAGACTTCTGGGCGGATATGGCATGGTGCCGACCAAGAACCGTGATTTGACTGAAATAGAACGCAAAATCATTGTCAACCGGTTGGGCAGGATCATTCAATTGATGGGGGATGCTTGGAATGACATATTTGA is a genomic window containing:
- a CDS encoding flagellar basal body-associated FliL family protein, yielding MKIKINKKIISYILILVIGIGVGAGGMLMKDKFLPNTGQDTAESHESTKDEIGPLVELSEFTINLDGGGIVKTKVVLEGVDKKSSEEIEEKAAFLEDKVIAVMGSKDLEDMRTANREDLKKELVTELNKICDDQIQDVLFISFMYD
- a CDS encoding flagellar export protein FliJ, which codes for MAFRFRLQTSLRLAEQEVDIVRALLAQEISRLRDMTDKRDNQERIFKQALAGQTSACITEPHNLHLWQAYTGEQKEILKVLEVQIEEQKIRVEEKRQLLVEHRIKAEKYIRLKEKQAKHYKLEELRKEQSLIDEIAQNHKGSS
- the fliG gene encoding flagellar motor switch protein FliG codes for the protein MNSLYNGLQKAAVLLITLGPERSSEIIKFLSEPEIEQLTLEMSNMRKVTEDQRDFVLDEFHKMYIASNYIAQGGIEYARDVLERALGEQRAFDIIGRLSSSLKMRPFDMVRRTDAKQLYSFIQGEHPQTISLIMTHLPADKAAVILSSLPQDLQAEITKRIALMGRTSPEVLKEIEKVLESKLSNLAPTDYTASGGMQTVVDMLNRTDPGTLKTVMDVLEMEDPDLAEQIKRQMFVFEDVILLDDRSIQLVLREVETKDLALALKGSNEDVVAKILGNMSSRASAMLKEDMQFMGPVRLREVEEAQQRIVKVIRKLEEAGAIVISRGGADEIIY
- a CDS encoding FliH/SctL family protein produces the protein MKLSTRTFVIKSNVVEISSPRILESPDPAFYRKNLRILDTLAVTAGAAYNFAAQDIPAGEILAPVIPETAEAMEETESILQARIRADEIILEAEQKAAEILEKARLQAQAEAKHMEEIIRNQTFEQAKAEGYAEGLAIAQAEAEDLRKQAKDYLESARTVFQNELDKVDKDLAGLCIQICDRVLNTTLQLQPEILLNMIRNLTLRPTDKDSIKIHLSSKDWEWYRKLSKEEKPEYPVIVDETLKDGDTFLECSEGIFDATIDHQLKSIGEYLQREISHGQLGRNQQEN
- the fliI gene encoding flagellar protein export ATPase FliI; protein product: MANWAEISRKIKKYDAVSAVGKVSRISGLLVEAAGPRASVGQYCLINPSFGPSIPAEVVGFKDSTTLLMPLGELEGVAPGDLVFLQEELLNVKVGPGLLGRVLDGLGRPIDDKPLVAEKAYPLHNKPPSALFRPRITEPLNVGVRVIDCLLTMGRGQRMGIFAGSGVGKSTLLGMMARNSEADVNVIALVGERGRELRDFMEKDLGQEGLNRSVIVVATSDQPALVRLKAAYTATAIAEYFRDEGLNVLLMMDSVTRFAMAQREIGLTVGEPPATRGYPPSVFAMLPKLLERVGLSEKGSITGLYSVLVDGDDHNEPITDAVRGILDGHIVLTRDLAAKNHYPAVDVLQSISRLMSDIADPQIVKYAGTIREHMAVYQDAKDLIDIGAYVAGSSKKIDEAIKYIDKINDFVCQSTSDKCSITDMLNRMNAIFEAGDA
- the fliM gene encoding flagellar motor switch protein FliM yields the protein MGEVLSQEEIDALLNALSDGSVDEEAIKMTSPHKIKVYDFKRPNKFSKGHLNSLMNIYDNFGRSLATYLAGNMHTAVDAKVLSTEQLTYDEFIRSLPFPTILGIFKFNPLDGNGLMEISPSLAFIMVERLLGGYGMVPTKNRDLTEIERKIIVNRLGRIIQLMGDAWNDIFEANAQLINVETNSQFTQIVAPNEMVVVVTIEVKINEQIGMINVCLPYIVMKPVLEKLNSLMLFSSGEKSISEEQKEIIREKIEWAKVPLKAVIGKAQITIQDLINLERGDVIPLNQNIKDSLAVFVGDYMKFKAMPGVYGNRIAVQITEVLAKGGNADG
- the flgC gene encoding flagellar basal body rod protein FlgC, with product MGLFTSMNISASALTAQKLRLDLISNNIANINTTHIGETTASGNAVPYTREVAVFSTRPAESRFSDYFKDASQRMSSEGVQVAAVIQDTEEYRLEYDPDNPDAAKTAEAGIPVGYVRYPNVNLTEEMVDMISASRSYEANVTALNTSKAIALKALEIGKG
- a CDS encoding flagellar FlbD family protein encodes the protein MIYLTRINGKVFTMNPDLIETAEATPDTIITLTNEKKYVVKESIEVIIERVAEFKRRCHPEFRGGPQVNED
- the fliF gene encoding flagellar basal-body MS-ring/collar protein FliF → MNFSITEIVKSLQNFWKKLTRPQRVLLVVIPVIVAVALSLFIFWASRPQYVVLFSELETTEAGQITEELKNLKVDYQLAEGGTTIEVPQKDVAEIRLELANAGLPSKSTFSFDYLNEMRLGETEQDSRLRYVLGLQTEIETTIETMDGIDYARVHIVLPEESLFDENKEQTTAAVTIKRKTGAEISEDQVRSIANLLAYSVEGLTTEYITINDTNGNVLSDVLGNSNSPQTLTANQLQVQQSVENKMQQSVQSMLDKVLGTGTTIVRVNAAIDFDQKKITSQKTEEGTVTSREQITEKSSSTSSQGGVPGTESNIPDYLVSGNDTNSSSEKSSLTENFQPSVTQEETVVSPGQIKRLTVSVLADSDGVTDDQLSEIKTIVSSAVGIDQTRGDVIEAARIPFNKTGLLEEQAAMAAEARKAQIMMYAQIGGGVLLAVLILLFFLRSRAKKKSGANAMDLADGQKLVTLQEAEQILAAQLEAEREADLKLARKKVKSSEDIEKEKIRHEVEKFSKDNPDDVARLVKTWLTEEQ
- the fliE gene encoding flagellar hook-basal body complex protein FliE; translated protein: MSNSIGPIIPIKPLAPLDNSLSSVSKGDEGSNTSFSSILTDALDKLETTQAEAQQSTADFISGQIDDFHTPVIALQKANLAMNLAVTVRNKVVTAYKEIMQMQI